The following coding sequences are from one Eretmochelys imbricata isolate rEreImb1 chromosome 12, rEreImb1.hap1, whole genome shotgun sequence window:
- the MTSS2 gene encoding protein MTSS 2 isoform X8, with product METVEKECGALGGLFQAIVNDMKSSYPIWEDFNSKATKLHSQLRTTVLAAVAFLDAFQKVADMATNTRGATRDIGSALTRMCMRHRSIEAKLRQFTNALMESLVNPLQDRIEDWKKTANQLDKDHAKEYKRARHEIKKKSSDTLKLQKKARKGKGDLQPQLDSALQDVNDMYLLLEETEKQAVRKALIEERGRFCTFITFLQPVVTGEITMLGEITHLQGIMEDLVVLTAEPHKLPPASEQVIKDLKGSDYSWSYQTPPSSPSSSGSRKSSMCSLAQPVNANTRLSSVSSHDSGFISQDATYSKPPSPMPSDITSQKSSSSASSEASETCQSVSECSSPTSDWSKASPYDQPVVTTLQRRKDRVEHLREAEMGSASMGYPGINLEDVPRPRMSPATIAAKHGEEVSPAASDLAMVLTRGLSLEHQKSSRDSLQYSSGYSTQTTTPSCSEDTIPSQGSDYDCYSVNGDVECDSQSEFDKSSTIPRNSNIAQNYRRMIQTKRPASTAGLPTGTPLPASAPPGVATIRRTPSTKPSVRRTLSNAGPIPIRPPIVPVKTPTVPDSPGYTGPTRVGSEECVFYADDASPNALDFAKASPKRLSLPNTAWGSNAMEISVYPGAGQHLSAEEEEDQQLAANRHSLVEKIGELVASARALGEGQFPFPTALSVPGPGVEMPTLPPAASSDPPAEDMLVAIRRGVRLRRTITNDRSAPRIL from the exons GGGCCACAAGAGACATTGGCTCGGCACTGACCCGGATGTGCATGCGGCACCGCAGCATCGAGGCCAAGCTGAGGCAGTTCACCAA TGCCCTGATGGAGAGTCTCGTCAACCCCCTGCAGGACAGGATTGAGGATTGGAAGAAAACAGCCAACCAACTGGATAAGGACCATGCGAAAG AGTACAAGCGAGCCCGCCATGAGATAAAGAAGAAATCCTCTGATACGCTGAAGCTGCAGAAGAAGGCCCGCAAAG GGAAGGGGGACCTACAGCCCCAGCTGGACAGTGCTCTCCAAGACGTCAATGACATGTACCTCCTTCTGGAAGagactgagaagcaggctgtcCGCAAGGCCCTCATTGAGGAGAGGGGCCGCTTCTGCACTTTCATCACCTTCTTGCAGCCAGTGGTG ACTGGCGAGATCACCATGCTGGGAGAGATCACTCACCTGCAGGGCATCATGGAGGACCTGGTGGTGCTGACCGCAGAGCCGCAcaagctgccccctgccagcGAGCAG GTGATCAAAGACCTGAAAGGCTCTGACTACAGCTGGTCCTATCAGACTCCTCCATCCTCCCCCAGCAGTTCTGGCTCCCGCAAGTCCAGCATGTGCAG CCTGGCGCAGCCGGTTAATGCCAACACCCGCCTGTCCAGCGTCTCCTCCCACGACTCTGGCTTCATCTCCCAGGATGCCACGTACTCCAAGCCGCCTTCTCCGATGCCATCTGACATCACCAGTCAG AAGTCCTCCAGTTCCGCATCCTCCGAGGCCTCGGAAACCTGCCAGTCAGTTAGTGAATGCAGCTCCCCCACCTCG GATTGGTCCAAGGCCAGTCCTTACGACCAGCCGGTGGTCACCACCCTGCAGCGGAGGAAGGACCGTGTGGAGCATCTGCGGGAGGCCGAGATGGGCTCCGCCAGCATGGGGTACCCAGGAATTAACCTGGAGGACGTGCCCAGGCCCAGGATGTCCCCAGCTACCATCGCCGCCAAG CATGGTGAGGAGGTGTCCCCTGCTGCCAGCGACCTGGCCATGGTGCTCACCCGTGGCCTGAGCCTCGAACACCAGAAGAGCAGCCGGGACTCCCTGCAGTACTCCAGTGGCTACAGCACCCAGACCACTACACCATCCTGCTCAGAAGACACCATCCCGTCTCAAG GCTCGGATTACGACTGCTACTCAGTGAACGGAGACGTGGAGTGCGACAGCCAGAGCGAGTTTGACAAATCCTCCACCATCCCGCGCAACAGCAACATCGCCCAGAACTACCGCCGCATGATCCAGACCAAGCGCCCCGCCTCCACTGCTGGGCTGCCCACCGGGACCCCCCTGCCGGCTAGTGCCCCCCCTGGCGTGGCCACCATCCGCCGCACGCCCTCCACCAAGCCCTCAGTGCGCCGCACCCTCTCCAACGCCGGGCCCATCCCCATCCGGCCCCCTATCGTCCCGGTGAAGACCCCCACGGTTCCAGACTCCCCTGGCTACACAGGGCCCACCCGGGTGGGCAGTGAAGAGTGTGTATTTTACGCCGACGACGCCTCGCCAAACGCCCTGGACTTTGCCAAAGCCTCGCCCAagaggctcagcctccccaacACAGCCTGGGGTAGCAACGCCATGGAGATCTCGGTGTACCCGGGCGCAGGGCAGCACCTCTCTGCGGAGGAAGAGGAGGACCAACAGCTGGCCGCCAACCGGCACAGCCTGGTGGAGAAGATTGGCGAGCTGGTGGCCAGTGCCCGTGCCCTGGGTGAGGGCCaattccccttccccactgctctcTCTGTCCCTGGCCCTGGAGTGGAGatgcccactctgcccccagctgccTCCAGCGACCCCCCTGCAGAAGACATGCTGGTAGCCATCCGGCGCGGGGTACGCCTGCGCAGGACCATCACCAACGACAGATCCGCCCCACGGATATTGTGA
- the MTSS2 gene encoding protein MTSS 2 isoform X9: METVEKECGALGGLFQAIVNDMKSSYPIWEDFNSKATKLHSQLRTTVLAAVAFLDAFQKVADMATNTRGATRDIGSALTRMCMRHRSIEAKLRQFTNALMESLVNPLQDRIEDWKKTANQLDKDHAKEYKRARHEIKKKSSDTLKLQKKARKGKGDLQPQLDSALQDVNDMYLLLEETEKQAVRKALIEERGRFCTFITFLQPVVTGEITMLGEITHLQGIMEDLVVLTAEPHKLPPASEQVIKDLKGSDYSWSYQTPPSSPSSSGSRKSSMCSLAQPVNANTRLSSVSSHDSGFISQDATYSKPPSPMPSDITSQLKPMNVAHVARTEGSSRRSLSLDWSKASPYDQPVVTTLQRRKDRVEHLREAEMGSASMGYPGINLEDVPRPRMSPATIAAKHGEEVSPAASDLAMVLTRGLSLEHQKSSRDSLQYSSGYSTQTTTPSCSEDTIPSQGSDYDCYSVNGDVECDSQSEFDKSSTIPRNSNIAQNYRRMIQTKRPASTAGLPTGTPLPASAPPGVATIRRTPSTKPSVRRTLSNAGPIPIRPPIVPVKTPTVPDSPGYTGPTRVGSEECVFYADDASPNALDFAKASPKRLSLPNTAWGSNAMEISVYPGAGQHLSAEEEEDQQLAANRHSLVEKIGELVASARALGEGQFPFPTALSVPGPGVEMPTLPPAASSDPPAEDMLVAIRRGVRLRRTITNDRSAPRIL; this comes from the exons GGGCCACAAGAGACATTGGCTCGGCACTGACCCGGATGTGCATGCGGCACCGCAGCATCGAGGCCAAGCTGAGGCAGTTCACCAA TGCCCTGATGGAGAGTCTCGTCAACCCCCTGCAGGACAGGATTGAGGATTGGAAGAAAACAGCCAACCAACTGGATAAGGACCATGCGAAAG AGTACAAGCGAGCCCGCCATGAGATAAAGAAGAAATCCTCTGATACGCTGAAGCTGCAGAAGAAGGCCCGCAAAG GGAAGGGGGACCTACAGCCCCAGCTGGACAGTGCTCTCCAAGACGTCAATGACATGTACCTCCTTCTGGAAGagactgagaagcaggctgtcCGCAAGGCCCTCATTGAGGAGAGGGGCCGCTTCTGCACTTTCATCACCTTCTTGCAGCCAGTGGTG ACTGGCGAGATCACCATGCTGGGAGAGATCACTCACCTGCAGGGCATCATGGAGGACCTGGTGGTGCTGACCGCAGAGCCGCAcaagctgccccctgccagcGAGCAG GTGATCAAAGACCTGAAAGGCTCTGACTACAGCTGGTCCTATCAGACTCCTCCATCCTCCCCCAGCAGTTCTGGCTCCCGCAAGTCCAGCATGTGCAG CCTGGCGCAGCCGGTTAATGCCAACACCCGCCTGTCCAGCGTCTCCTCCCACGACTCTGGCTTCATCTCCCAGGATGCCACGTACTCCAAGCCGCCTTCTCCGATGCCATCTGACATCACCAGTCAG CTGAAACCTATGAATGTAGCTCATGTGGCCAGGACTGAAGGAAGCTCCCGAAGAAGCCTGAGCCTG GATTGGTCCAAGGCCAGTCCTTACGACCAGCCGGTGGTCACCACCCTGCAGCGGAGGAAGGACCGTGTGGAGCATCTGCGGGAGGCCGAGATGGGCTCCGCCAGCATGGGGTACCCAGGAATTAACCTGGAGGACGTGCCCAGGCCCAGGATGTCCCCAGCTACCATCGCCGCCAAG CATGGTGAGGAGGTGTCCCCTGCTGCCAGCGACCTGGCCATGGTGCTCACCCGTGGCCTGAGCCTCGAACACCAGAAGAGCAGCCGGGACTCCCTGCAGTACTCCAGTGGCTACAGCACCCAGACCACTACACCATCCTGCTCAGAAGACACCATCCCGTCTCAAG GCTCGGATTACGACTGCTACTCAGTGAACGGAGACGTGGAGTGCGACAGCCAGAGCGAGTTTGACAAATCCTCCACCATCCCGCGCAACAGCAACATCGCCCAGAACTACCGCCGCATGATCCAGACCAAGCGCCCCGCCTCCACTGCTGGGCTGCCCACCGGGACCCCCCTGCCGGCTAGTGCCCCCCCTGGCGTGGCCACCATCCGCCGCACGCCCTCCACCAAGCCCTCAGTGCGCCGCACCCTCTCCAACGCCGGGCCCATCCCCATCCGGCCCCCTATCGTCCCGGTGAAGACCCCCACGGTTCCAGACTCCCCTGGCTACACAGGGCCCACCCGGGTGGGCAGTGAAGAGTGTGTATTTTACGCCGACGACGCCTCGCCAAACGCCCTGGACTTTGCCAAAGCCTCGCCCAagaggctcagcctccccaacACAGCCTGGGGTAGCAACGCCATGGAGATCTCGGTGTACCCGGGCGCAGGGCAGCACCTCTCTGCGGAGGAAGAGGAGGACCAACAGCTGGCCGCCAACCGGCACAGCCTGGTGGAGAAGATTGGCGAGCTGGTGGCCAGTGCCCGTGCCCTGGGTGAGGGCCaattccccttccccactgctctcTCTGTCCCTGGCCCTGGAGTGGAGatgcccactctgcccccagctgccTCCAGCGACCCCCCTGCAGAAGACATGCTGGTAGCCATCCGGCGCGGGGTACGCCTGCGCAGGACCATCACCAACGACAGATCCGCCCCACGGATATTGTGA
- the MTSS2 gene encoding protein MTSS 2 isoform X7 — protein METVEKECGALGGLFQAIVNDMKSSYPIWEDFNSKATKLHSQLRTTVLAAVAFLDAFQKVADMATNTRGATRDIGSALTRMCMRHRSIEAKLRQFTNALMESLVNPLQDRIEDWKKTANQLDKDHAKEYKRARHEIKKKSSDTLKLQKKARKGKGDLQPQLDSALQDVNDMYLLLEETEKQAVRKALIEERGRFCTFITFLQPVVTGEITMLGEITHLQGIMEDLVVLTAEPHKLPPASEQVIKDLKGSDYSWSYQTPPSSPSSSGSRKSSMCSSVNSTKGGTAWSSGSQTYSPGSTYRYRSLAQPVNANTRLSSVSSHDSGFISQDATYSKPPSPMPSDITSQDWSKASPYDQPVVTTLQRRKDRVEHLREAEMGSASMGYPGINLEDVPRPRMSPATIAAKHGEEVSPAASDLAMVLTRGLSLEHQKSSRDSLQYSSGYSTQTTTPSCSEDTIPSQGSDYDCYSVNGDVECDSQSEFDKSSTIPRNSNIAQNYRRMIQTKRPASTAGLPTGTPLPASAPPGVATIRRTPSTKPSVRRTLSNAGPIPIRPPIVPVKTPTVPDSPGYTGPTRVGSEECVFYADDASPNALDFAKASPKRLSLPNTAWGSNAMEISVYPGAGQHLSAEEEEDQQLAANRHSLVEKIGELVASARALGEGQFPFPTALSVPGPGVEMPTLPPAASSDPPAEDMLVAIRRGVRLRRTITNDRSAPRIL, from the exons GGGCCACAAGAGACATTGGCTCGGCACTGACCCGGATGTGCATGCGGCACCGCAGCATCGAGGCCAAGCTGAGGCAGTTCACCAA TGCCCTGATGGAGAGTCTCGTCAACCCCCTGCAGGACAGGATTGAGGATTGGAAGAAAACAGCCAACCAACTGGATAAGGACCATGCGAAAG AGTACAAGCGAGCCCGCCATGAGATAAAGAAGAAATCCTCTGATACGCTGAAGCTGCAGAAGAAGGCCCGCAAAG GGAAGGGGGACCTACAGCCCCAGCTGGACAGTGCTCTCCAAGACGTCAATGACATGTACCTCCTTCTGGAAGagactgagaagcaggctgtcCGCAAGGCCCTCATTGAGGAGAGGGGCCGCTTCTGCACTTTCATCACCTTCTTGCAGCCAGTGGTG ACTGGCGAGATCACCATGCTGGGAGAGATCACTCACCTGCAGGGCATCATGGAGGACCTGGTGGTGCTGACCGCAGAGCCGCAcaagctgccccctgccagcGAGCAG GTGATCAAAGACCTGAAAGGCTCTGACTACAGCTGGTCCTATCAGACTCCTCCATCCTCCCCCAGCAGTTCTGGCTCCCGCAAGTCCAGCATGTGCAG CAGTGTTAACAGTACAAAGGGTGGTACCGCTTGGTCCAGCGGGTCCCAAACATACTCACCAGGTTCCACCTATCGCTACCGCAGCCTGGCGCAGCCGGTTAATGCCAACACCCGCCTGTCCAGCGTCTCCTCCCACGACTCTGGCTTCATCTCCCAGGATGCCACGTACTCCAAGCCGCCTTCTCCGATGCCATCTGACATCACCAGTCAG GATTGGTCCAAGGCCAGTCCTTACGACCAGCCGGTGGTCACCACCCTGCAGCGGAGGAAGGACCGTGTGGAGCATCTGCGGGAGGCCGAGATGGGCTCCGCCAGCATGGGGTACCCAGGAATTAACCTGGAGGACGTGCCCAGGCCCAGGATGTCCCCAGCTACCATCGCCGCCAAG CATGGTGAGGAGGTGTCCCCTGCTGCCAGCGACCTGGCCATGGTGCTCACCCGTGGCCTGAGCCTCGAACACCAGAAGAGCAGCCGGGACTCCCTGCAGTACTCCAGTGGCTACAGCACCCAGACCACTACACCATCCTGCTCAGAAGACACCATCCCGTCTCAAG GCTCGGATTACGACTGCTACTCAGTGAACGGAGACGTGGAGTGCGACAGCCAGAGCGAGTTTGACAAATCCTCCACCATCCCGCGCAACAGCAACATCGCCCAGAACTACCGCCGCATGATCCAGACCAAGCGCCCCGCCTCCACTGCTGGGCTGCCCACCGGGACCCCCCTGCCGGCTAGTGCCCCCCCTGGCGTGGCCACCATCCGCCGCACGCCCTCCACCAAGCCCTCAGTGCGCCGCACCCTCTCCAACGCCGGGCCCATCCCCATCCGGCCCCCTATCGTCCCGGTGAAGACCCCCACGGTTCCAGACTCCCCTGGCTACACAGGGCCCACCCGGGTGGGCAGTGAAGAGTGTGTATTTTACGCCGACGACGCCTCGCCAAACGCCCTGGACTTTGCCAAAGCCTCGCCCAagaggctcagcctccccaacACAGCCTGGGGTAGCAACGCCATGGAGATCTCGGTGTACCCGGGCGCAGGGCAGCACCTCTCTGCGGAGGAAGAGGAGGACCAACAGCTGGCCGCCAACCGGCACAGCCTGGTGGAGAAGATTGGCGAGCTGGTGGCCAGTGCCCGTGCCCTGGGTGAGGGCCaattccccttccccactgctctcTCTGTCCCTGGCCCTGGAGTGGAGatgcccactctgcccccagctgccTCCAGCGACCCCCCTGCAGAAGACATGCTGGTAGCCATCCGGCGCGGGGTACGCCTGCGCAGGACCATCACCAACGACAGATCCGCCCCACGGATATTGTGA
- the MTSS2 gene encoding protein MTSS 2 isoform X4 gives METVEKECGALGGLFQAIVNDMKSSYPIWEDFNSKATKLHSQLRTTVLAAVAFLDAFQKVADMATNTRGATRDIGSALTRMCMRHRSIEAKLRQFTNALMESLVNPLQDRIEDWKKTANQLDKDHAKEYKRARHEIKKKSSDTLKLQKKARKGKGDLQPQLDSALQDVNDMYLLLEETEKQAVRKALIEERGRFCTFITFLQPVVTGEITMLGEITHLQGIMEDLVVLTAEPHKLPPASEQVIKDLKGSDYSWSYQTPPSSPSSSGSRKSSMCSSVNSTKGGTAWSSGSQTYSPGSTYRYRSLAQPVNANTRLSSVSSHDSGFISQDATYSKPPSPMPSDITSQKSSSSASSEASETCQSVSECSSPTSDWSKASPYDQPVVTTLQRRKDRVEHLREAEMGSASMGYPGINLEDVPRPRMSPATIAAKHGEEVSPAASDLAMVLTRGLSLEHQKSSRDSLQYSSGYSTQTTTPSCSEDTIPSQGSDYDCYSVNGDVECDSQSEFDKSSTIPRNSNIAQNYRRMIQTKRPASTAGLPTGTPLPASAPPGVATIRRTPSTKPSVRRTLSNAGPIPIRPPIVPVKTPTVPDSPGYTGPTRVGSEECVFYADDASPNALDFAKASPKRLSLPNTAWGSNAMEISVYPGAGQHLSAEEEEDQQLAANRHSLVEKIGELVASARALGEGQFPFPTALSVPGPGVEMPTLPPAASSDPPAEDMLVAIRRGVRLRRTITNDRSAPRIL, from the exons GGGCCACAAGAGACATTGGCTCGGCACTGACCCGGATGTGCATGCGGCACCGCAGCATCGAGGCCAAGCTGAGGCAGTTCACCAA TGCCCTGATGGAGAGTCTCGTCAACCCCCTGCAGGACAGGATTGAGGATTGGAAGAAAACAGCCAACCAACTGGATAAGGACCATGCGAAAG AGTACAAGCGAGCCCGCCATGAGATAAAGAAGAAATCCTCTGATACGCTGAAGCTGCAGAAGAAGGCCCGCAAAG GGAAGGGGGACCTACAGCCCCAGCTGGACAGTGCTCTCCAAGACGTCAATGACATGTACCTCCTTCTGGAAGagactgagaagcaggctgtcCGCAAGGCCCTCATTGAGGAGAGGGGCCGCTTCTGCACTTTCATCACCTTCTTGCAGCCAGTGGTG ACTGGCGAGATCACCATGCTGGGAGAGATCACTCACCTGCAGGGCATCATGGAGGACCTGGTGGTGCTGACCGCAGAGCCGCAcaagctgccccctgccagcGAGCAG GTGATCAAAGACCTGAAAGGCTCTGACTACAGCTGGTCCTATCAGACTCCTCCATCCTCCCCCAGCAGTTCTGGCTCCCGCAAGTCCAGCATGTGCAG CAGTGTTAACAGTACAAAGGGTGGTACCGCTTGGTCCAGCGGGTCCCAAACATACTCACCAGGTTCCACCTATCGCTACCGCAGCCTGGCGCAGCCGGTTAATGCCAACACCCGCCTGTCCAGCGTCTCCTCCCACGACTCTGGCTTCATCTCCCAGGATGCCACGTACTCCAAGCCGCCTTCTCCGATGCCATCTGACATCACCAGTCAG AAGTCCTCCAGTTCCGCATCCTCCGAGGCCTCGGAAACCTGCCAGTCAGTTAGTGAATGCAGCTCCCCCACCTCG GATTGGTCCAAGGCCAGTCCTTACGACCAGCCGGTGGTCACCACCCTGCAGCGGAGGAAGGACCGTGTGGAGCATCTGCGGGAGGCCGAGATGGGCTCCGCCAGCATGGGGTACCCAGGAATTAACCTGGAGGACGTGCCCAGGCCCAGGATGTCCCCAGCTACCATCGCCGCCAAG CATGGTGAGGAGGTGTCCCCTGCTGCCAGCGACCTGGCCATGGTGCTCACCCGTGGCCTGAGCCTCGAACACCAGAAGAGCAGCCGGGACTCCCTGCAGTACTCCAGTGGCTACAGCACCCAGACCACTACACCATCCTGCTCAGAAGACACCATCCCGTCTCAAG GCTCGGATTACGACTGCTACTCAGTGAACGGAGACGTGGAGTGCGACAGCCAGAGCGAGTTTGACAAATCCTCCACCATCCCGCGCAACAGCAACATCGCCCAGAACTACCGCCGCATGATCCAGACCAAGCGCCCCGCCTCCACTGCTGGGCTGCCCACCGGGACCCCCCTGCCGGCTAGTGCCCCCCCTGGCGTGGCCACCATCCGCCGCACGCCCTCCACCAAGCCCTCAGTGCGCCGCACCCTCTCCAACGCCGGGCCCATCCCCATCCGGCCCCCTATCGTCCCGGTGAAGACCCCCACGGTTCCAGACTCCCCTGGCTACACAGGGCCCACCCGGGTGGGCAGTGAAGAGTGTGTATTTTACGCCGACGACGCCTCGCCAAACGCCCTGGACTTTGCCAAAGCCTCGCCCAagaggctcagcctccccaacACAGCCTGGGGTAGCAACGCCATGGAGATCTCGGTGTACCCGGGCGCAGGGCAGCACCTCTCTGCGGAGGAAGAGGAGGACCAACAGCTGGCCGCCAACCGGCACAGCCTGGTGGAGAAGATTGGCGAGCTGGTGGCCAGTGCCCGTGCCCTGGGTGAGGGCCaattccccttccccactgctctcTCTGTCCCTGGCCCTGGAGTGGAGatgcccactctgcccccagctgccTCCAGCGACCCCCCTGCAGAAGACATGCTGGTAGCCATCCGGCGCGGGGTACGCCTGCGCAGGACCATCACCAACGACAGATCCGCCCCACGGATATTGTGA